From Toxorhynchites rutilus septentrionalis strain SRP chromosome 2, ASM2978413v1, whole genome shotgun sequence, a single genomic window includes:
- the LOC129769300 gene encoding NADH dehydrogenase [ubiquinone] iron-sulfur protein 4, mitochondrial, which produces MSLLLRFVARATVAPWTKTAFSTTSIVLKDPRQQKEAPFVDANLVIADEEERREREKQASTIVVPVKVDLSPISGIPEEHVKERRVRIFMPAKNAMQSGTDNTHHWSIEFDNRERWENPLMGWSSSGDPLSNMRVEFGSADEAISHCERNGWRWFVDKPEVIEKSRVKNYGVNFSWNKRTRVSTK; this is translated from the exons ATGAGTCTATTGCTTCGATTCGTAGCCCGTGCTACTGTTGCACCATG GACGAAGACAGCCTTTTCCACCACGTCTATCGTTCTGAAAGATCCCCGTCAGCAGAAGGAAGCTCCCTTCGTGGATGCGAATCTGGTGATCGCAGACGAGGAAGAACGCCGCGAACGTGAGAAACAGGCCAGTACCATCGTTGTCCCCGTGAAG GTGGATCTAAGCCCCATCTCAGGTATCCCGGAGGAACATGTCAAAGAACGCAGGGTGCGTATTTTCATGCCTGCAAAGAATGCCATGCAGAGTGGAACGGATAATACACATCACTGGAGTATCGAGTTTGACAACCGCGAACGCTGGGAGAACCCACTGATGGGATGGTCTTCATC CGGTGATCCTCTGTCCAACATGAGAGTAGAGTTTGGCTCCGCCGACGAAGCTATTTCACACTGCGAGAGAAACGGCTGGAGATGGTTTGTTGACAAACCGGAAGTGATCGAGAAGAGCCGGGTAAAGAATTATGGTGTCAACTTTTCTTGGAATAAGCGTACACGCGTGTCCACTAAGTGA